A genomic stretch from Pseudoliparis swirei isolate HS2019 ecotype Mariana Trench chromosome 18, NWPU_hadal_v1, whole genome shotgun sequence includes:
- the LOC130208619 gene encoding uncharacterized protein LOC130208619 yields the protein MSFTPVPALVPDRDKLPLKKRDQRPGSPSQHQHHQHHQCDAATFKAPYPYRSPSESKTKHTGPFQPVPRRVPALHQPWTQTHPSAGSRPHDLSAFRDHHHHHWAEWRPLNPPLHPGWAFPAPYQHHGHLSGTAALLHPGRPHIPSRFVPVSLVAEGVVQRLRGGRGWERLKASRDDGSDPERRSDGGNKWPNVRRRDRRAEHFARVEKASPPSPEDLALHREAAAVERPAPGRSSVRVPSAFPSFERASSSSSSSSNRFPWLLPHFVAGSLIELRDGRLRRVEHLQTEDFLLGSLACPDLRLSCCTVQSITPSAPSSSSSSSCPVSRLLILLHDQQSQELVDVYVEYPFFVRGSGWSSCRPQRTARLCGLRCRQLSVGDVCLALTPVSASRPPSPATREPPQKNSPSESAGGFESPKASPAGGAKKGAGPAVRRRHCSAPELRGPGTRCVS from the exons ATGAGCTTCACGCCGGTCCCGGCCCTCGTCCCAGACCGGGACAAACTCCCGCTCAAAAAGAGGGACCAAAGGCCGGGCTCGCCATCgcagcatcagcatcatcagcatcatcagtgtgACGCTGCTACATTCAAGGCGCCCTACCCGTACCGGAGCCCCAGTGAGAGTAAGACGAAGCACACGGGCCCTTTCCAGCCGGTACCGAGGCGGGTTCCCGCGCTGCACCAGCCCTGGACCCAGACTCACCCGTCCGCCGGGTCCAGACCTCACGACCTCTCTGCATTCAGggatcaccatcaccatcactgGGCCGAGTGGAGACCGCTCAACCCCCCCCTGCACCCCGGGTGGGCCTTCCCTGCGCCCTACCAGCACCACGGCCACCTGTCCGGCACCGCCGCGCTCCTCCACCCGGGCCGCCCGCACATCCCCTCCAGATTCGTCCCCGTCTCCCTGGTCGCCGAGGGCGTCGTCCAGAGGTTGCGCGGAGGGCGCGGCTGGGAGCGCCTCAAGGCGTCGAGGGACGACGGTTCGGACCCGGAGAGGCGGAGCGACGGAGGGAACAAGTGGCCGAacgtgaggaggagagacagaagggCGGAGCACTTCGCCAGGGTCGAGAAGGCGAGTCCTCCGTCACCCGAGGACCTCGCGCTGCACCGTGAAGCGGCCGCCGTCGAGCGCCCCGCTCCCGGACGTTCCTCCGTGAGAGTTCCTTCTGCTTTTCCGTCTTTTGAgcgggcttcttcttcttcttcttcctcctcgaaCCGTTTCCCCTGGCTGCTGCCTCACTTTGTGGCGGGCTCCCTGATCGAGCTCAGGGACGGGCGGCTGAGGAGGGTGGAGCACCTGCAGACGGAGGACTTCCTGCTGGGATCGCTGGCGTGTCCGGACCTGCGCCTGAGCTGCTGCACGGTGCAGAGCATCACCCCttcagccccctcctcctcctcctcctcctcctgccctgtCTCGcgcctcctcatcctgctccaCGACCAGCAGTCCCAG gagctggTGGACGTCTACGTGGAGTACCCGTTCTTCGTGCGAGGGTCCggctggtcctcctgcaggcccCAGAGGACCGCCCGCCTCTGTGGCCTGCGTTGCCGCCAGCTCAGCGTGGGCGACGTCTGCCTGGCGCTCACCCCCGTCTCCGCCTCCCGGCCTCCATCGCCAGCCACCCGggagcccccccaaaaaaactcgCCCAGCGAGTCAGCAGGAGGGTTCGAGTCCCCGAAGGCATCGCCAGCCGGGGGGGCgaagaagggggcggggccagcggTCCGCAGGAGGCACTGTTCCGCCCCTGAGTTGAGGGGTCCCGGGACTCGCTGCGTGTCGTGA